The following coding sequences lie in one Psychrobacter arenosus genomic window:
- the rtcA gene encoding RNA 3'-terminal phosphate cyclase — protein sequence MSVVKKDQVLKIDGSTGEGGGQIIRTALALSMLTGTPIEISNIRAGRSKPGLMRQHLMCVQASQQISNAKVSGAHLGSTAFSFAPNDITSGDYTFDIGSAGSTSLVLQTVLPALLFANTTTATLNDPTAATVTIKGGTHNPLAPTTDFLQLAFIPAIAKLGMQVAIELGQTGFAPLGGGEIIATMQPFVRRAGTAPFNLSERGDLVAIKLVASNLNLDYDICKRELSSATACLLESGINESLITSKCAKLTGIGEGNTCYAVVDHQVKGTANVSPNANANANANEVHREVFSLLGERRTSAENMGNRLAGMVKRYLLDSDALVDEYLTDQLLLPLALAGGGEFTARTISRHTETQAWLIQQFLPIDIQISPINANKSLIKIIS from the coding sequence ATGTCAGTAGTAAAGAAAGACCAAGTCTTAAAAATAGACGGCAGTACTGGCGAAGGTGGTGGACAAATTATCCGTACCGCCCTAGCCTTGTCTATGCTGACCGGCACGCCTATTGAGATTAGTAATATCCGTGCTGGCCGCTCTAAACCCGGCTTAATGCGCCAGCATTTGATGTGTGTGCAGGCATCACAACAGATATCTAATGCTAAAGTTTCGGGTGCACACTTGGGCAGTACAGCGTTTAGTTTTGCACCTAACGACATTACCTCGGGCGATTATACTTTTGATATCGGTTCAGCTGGGAGTACCAGTTTAGTGCTACAGACCGTTCTGCCTGCTCTACTCTTTGCCAATACTACGACAGCGACCTTAAATGACCCTACAGCTGCCACCGTGACGATTAAAGGCGGTACGCATAATCCTTTAGCTCCCACTACAGACTTTTTGCAGCTGGCTTTTATTCCTGCTATTGCCAAACTGGGCATGCAGGTGGCTATCGAGTTAGGGCAGACTGGCTTTGCGCCATTGGGTGGGGGTGAGATTATTGCTACGATGCAACCCTTTGTCCGTCGCGCTGGTACAGCCCCTTTTAACCTGAGCGAACGCGGTGACTTAGTCGCTATAAAACTCGTAGCAAGCAATTTGAACCTCGATTATGATATTTGCAAACGTGAATTGAGCAGCGCTACCGCCTGTTTACTTGAGTCAGGTATCAATGAGTCTCTCATCACTAGCAAGTGTGCCAAGTTAACCGGGATTGGCGAGGGCAATACTTGCTATGCGGTAGTAGACCATCAAGTAAAGGGCACTGCAAACGTCAGTCCTAATGCTAATGCTAATGCTAATGCTAACGAAGTACATCGTGAAGTTTTTTCTTTATTAGGAGAAAGGCGCACTTCAGCAGAAAATATGGGCAACCGCTTGGCAGGTATGGTTAAACGTTATTTACTAGATAGCGATGCCTTAGTTGATGAGTATTTAACAGATCAACTGTTATTGCCCCTAGCCTTAGCGGGTGGTGGAGAATTCACAGCGCGCACGATTAGTCGACATACGGAGACACAAGCTTGGCTGATTCAGCAGTTTTTACCCATAGATATCCAAATATCCCCAATCAATGCCAATAAGTCATTGATAAAAATTATTAGCTAA
- a CDS encoding FMN-binding glutamate synthase family protein, with amino-acid sequence MSNSRNSLTPEPNNNQPYVIGILMRYSVMAIAVVLFIVGMVTVNWWLIIIAGAAVYVGVYDIFQSKHSILANYPIAGHIRYFLEDFRPEIRQYLIEDEKEQVPFSRQQRSMVYQRAKNISDTNAFGTLDNLYQGGKEWFLQSAASQPALDKDFRITVGGKDCSQPYNMSVFNISAMSFGSLSGNAILALNQGAKLGGFTHDTGEGAISPYHRRFGGDLIWELGTGYFGCRNAQGNFDPDLFAEQAADPQVKMIEIKISQGAKPGKGGVLPAEKITQEIADTRRIPMGEDCISPSSHNAFSTPRELVGFWQQLRELSGGKPVGFKLCIGQPWQFMAIVKAMIEMDNYPDFIVVDGAEGGTGAAPVEFMDSIGMPLVDGLLLVHNTLVGAGIRDKIMVGASGKIVSGFDIARMLALGADWCNSARGFMFAVGCIQARSCHTNTCPTGVATQDPYRQQALDVPSKSQRVANFHQNTLKSLGSIVSAVGLAHPKDLKPYHIARRLEDGQIKLLSKYYYYTDSGALLDGTARSEVFNQMWIMADPDSFAANNDALIAYNQGSRDVGKNTDANKVANEIADADAAESQPVETPVTSSSVTESAQPSDSSALLTVTPELSKVAKVNTVDEGTVIEATEATEVIQVTDADKATTDITKSETPHN; translated from the coding sequence ATGTCAAATTCTCGTAATAGCCTAACGCCAGAGCCTAATAATAATCAACCATACGTCATCGGCATCCTTATGCGCTATAGCGTAATGGCCATCGCTGTCGTCCTCTTTATAGTGGGCATGGTCACTGTGAATTGGTGGCTGATCATTATTGCTGGCGCCGCCGTATATGTCGGTGTTTACGATATCTTTCAAAGTAAGCATTCTATCCTTGCCAACTACCCTATCGCTGGACACATCCGCTATTTTTTAGAAGATTTCCGTCCTGAGATTCGTCAGTACTTAATCGAAGATGAAAAAGAGCAAGTGCCTTTTTCGCGCCAACAGCGTTCGATGGTATATCAGCGTGCCAAAAATATTAGTGATACCAATGCTTTTGGTACCTTAGATAACTTGTATCAAGGCGGTAAAGAGTGGTTTTTACAATCGGCCGCTAGCCAACCTGCGTTAGACAAAGACTTTCGCATTACCGTCGGCGGTAAGGACTGCAGCCAACCTTATAATATGTCGGTCTTTAATATCTCAGCGATGAGCTTTGGTAGTCTATCCGGCAATGCTATCTTAGCCCTCAACCAAGGCGCAAAACTCGGCGGCTTCACCCACGATACGGGAGAGGGCGCCATTAGCCCTTACCATCGTCGCTTTGGTGGCGATCTGATTTGGGAGCTAGGTACAGGTTATTTTGGCTGTCGTAATGCCCAAGGTAACTTTGATCCTGACTTGTTTGCTGAGCAAGCTGCTGACCCCCAAGTCAAAATGATTGAGATTAAGATTTCTCAAGGTGCCAAGCCTGGTAAAGGCGGCGTGCTGCCTGCAGAAAAAATTACTCAAGAGATTGCTGATACCCGCCGTATCCCTATGGGCGAAGATTGTATCTCTCCTTCGAGCCACAATGCCTTTAGCACGCCTCGTGAGTTGGTGGGATTCTGGCAGCAACTGCGTGAATTATCCGGTGGTAAGCCCGTAGGTTTTAAACTGTGTATCGGTCAGCCTTGGCAGTTTATGGCTATCGTGAAGGCCATGATTGAGATGGACAATTACCCTGACTTTATCGTGGTTGATGGTGCTGAAGGCGGTACAGGTGCGGCTCCCGTCGAGTTTATGGACAGTATCGGTATGCCACTAGTAGATGGTTTATTGTTAGTGCACAATACTTTAGTAGGCGCCGGTATTCGCGATAAAATCATGGTTGGTGCCAGTGGTAAAATCGTGTCAGGCTTTGATATTGCCCGTATGCTAGCCCTTGGGGCAGATTGGTGTAACTCAGCGCGTGGCTTTATGTTTGCTGTCGGTTGTATCCAAGCGCGCTCTTGCCATACCAACACCTGCCCGACCGGTGTGGCCACCCAAGACCCGTACCGCCAACAAGCACTGGATGTGCCTAGCAAATCACAGCGTGTCGCCAATTTCCATCAAAATACCTTGAAGTCGCTAGGCAGTATCGTGAGTGCTGTCGGGCTTGCGCACCCTAAAGATTTAAAGCCTTACCACATTGCCCGTCGCCTAGAAGATGGTCAGATTAAACTGCTGTCCAAATATTACTACTATACAGATTCCGGAGCGCTTTTAGACGGCACTGCCCGTTCAGAAGTCTTTAATCAGATGTGGATTATGGCGGACCCTGATAGCTTTGCCGCTAATAATGATGCCTTGATTGCTTATAACCAAGGCTCAAGAGATGTCGGTAAGAATACTGACGCTAATAAAGTGGCGAATGAAATTGCTGATGCTGACGCGGCTGAGAGTCAACCTGTTGAGACTCCGGTAACCTCTTCGAGTGTGACTGAATCTGCCCAACCCTCTGACAGTAGTGCGCTACTCACAGTTACTCCAGAGCTTAGTAAAGTAGCTAAAGTAAATACGGTTGATGAAGGTACAGTTATTGAAGCTACTGAGGCCACTGAAGTTATTCAGGTAACCGATGCTGATAAAGCAACCACTGACATCACGAAGTCAGAGACACCTCACAATTAA
- a CDS encoding RtcB family protein, whose translation MQPTNHNIMQSGGVPIRLWTDGVPVEEQAREQLIKTSQMPFIYKWMAVMPDVHLGMGATIGSVIPTKEAIIPAAVGVDIGCGMMAVQTTLTANDLPDNLRGLRIELEKAIPHGRSATRGRGSNRDVGAWSNPDGTVKAGWTTLVDDFNYLCQKHPKLKNTNNLNHLGTLGTGNHFVEVCLDETNQVWIMLHSGSRGVGNAIGRYFIELAREDMRKWFINLPDKDLAYFAEGTEHFDDYWFAVGWAQRFAFKNREIMMENAIKALREVIAKPFEARVKAVNCHHNYVEKEEHYGEEVFITRKGAVRARVGEYGIIPGSMGAKSFIVKGKGNEESFCSCSHGAGRVMSRTEAKKQFTIADQITQTEGVECRKDAAVVDEIPAAYKDIDAVMHAQRDLVEVVHTLKQVVCVKG comes from the coding sequence ATGCAACCAACCAATCATAATATAATGCAAAGCGGAGGTGTGCCTATCCGCCTGTGGACCGACGGAGTGCCTGTCGAAGAGCAAGCCCGCGAGCAATTAATTAAGACCTCGCAAATGCCTTTTATTTATAAATGGATGGCGGTGATGCCAGACGTGCATCTCGGTATGGGCGCCACTATCGGTAGCGTAATCCCTACCAAAGAGGCGATTATCCCTGCAGCGGTTGGCGTGGATATCGGCTGCGGTATGATGGCAGTACAAACCACGCTAACTGCTAATGATTTGCCGGATAACCTGCGCGGTCTGCGTATTGAGTTAGAGAAAGCTATTCCGCATGGTCGTAGTGCCACCCGTGGTCGCGGATCGAACCGTGATGTGGGCGCTTGGTCCAACCCGGATGGGACGGTTAAGGCAGGTTGGACAACTTTGGTCGATGACTTCAACTACCTGTGCCAAAAGCACCCCAAGTTGAAGAACACTAATAATCTAAACCATCTCGGTACTTTGGGAACGGGCAACCACTTCGTCGAAGTCTGCCTAGATGAGACCAACCAAGTTTGGATTATGCTGCATTCCGGCTCGCGTGGTGTGGGTAACGCTATCGGTCGCTACTTTATCGAGCTAGCTCGTGAAGATATGCGCAAATGGTTTATTAACTTGCCCGATAAAGACCTCGCCTACTTCGCTGAAGGTACAGAGCACTTTGATGACTACTGGTTTGCCGTGGGCTGGGCGCAGCGCTTTGCCTTTAAAAACCGCGAAATTATGATGGAAAACGCGATTAAGGCTTTACGCGAAGTGATTGCTAAACCGTTTGAAGCACGAGTCAAAGCGGTGAACTGCCACCATAATTATGTGGAAAAAGAAGAGCATTACGGTGAAGAGGTTTTTATCACCCGTAAAGGTGCCGTCCGTGCTCGCGTTGGCGAATACGGGATTATCCCTGGTTCAATGGGGGCGAAATCCTTTATCGTAAAAGGTAAAGGGAATGAGGAGTCATTTTGCTCCTGCTCGCACGGTGCCGGTCGCGTGATGTCCCGTACTGAAGCAAAAAAGCAATTCACGATTGCCGATCAAATTACCCAAACCGAAGGTGTAGAATGTCGTAAAGACGCTGCGGTAGTTGATGAGATTCCGGCAGCCTATAAGGACATTGATGCGGTGATGCATGCCCAACGTGATTTGGTGGAAGTGGTGCATACGCTCAAGCAAGTCGTGTGTGTAAAAGGCTAA
- a CDS encoding IclR family transcriptional regulator, whose amino-acid sequence MTNEIATAPTPRNTTLSETIAATLEQATVVEDRAFVSALGRGMLVLSVFEHEQSLTHQQICVATGLAKATVSRLIHTLELLDLLKRTEDERYQLAKSLLKLSSSAWSRYNLVDDAMPLLREFARQHQVSVNIGTEVEGEIRYVACCRSPARLAVNLSVGSSVPIADTAIGRAYYAVLPQSQQQQLINNLSLSTTLADRNQATEILALSSQNYAQQGYCLSDGEFSPDILAIAVPLFDRATGKYTHALNASVPKANWLAEDYVDYIVPKLQELALQIESL is encoded by the coding sequence ATGACTAATGAGATAGCCACCGCCCCTACCCCGCGTAACACCACGTTGAGTGAGACGATTGCTGCGACCCTTGAACAAGCTACAGTGGTCGAGGATCGTGCTTTTGTGAGTGCTCTAGGCCGGGGGATGCTCGTACTCAGTGTGTTTGAACATGAGCAGTCGCTGACTCATCAGCAGATTTGTGTTGCGACTGGCCTAGCAAAGGCAACTGTAAGCCGCTTAATTCACACCCTAGAACTATTGGATTTATTAAAACGTACTGAGGATGAGCGCTATCAGCTGGCAAAGAGTTTACTGAAGCTGAGCAGCAGTGCTTGGAGTCGCTATAATTTAGTAGACGACGCTATGCCACTACTGAGAGAGTTTGCGCGGCAGCACCAAGTTTCCGTCAATATTGGTACTGAAGTTGAAGGGGAAATTCGCTATGTGGCCTGTTGCCGCAGCCCTGCCCGCCTCGCCGTCAACCTATCAGTGGGCTCCTCTGTGCCCATTGCCGATACCGCTATTGGTCGGGCCTATTACGCCGTACTGCCGCAAAGTCAGCAGCAGCAACTTATCAATAACCTATCGCTATCTACTACTCTAGCAGACCGCAACCAAGCCACAGAAATACTAGCTTTAAGCTCGCAGAATTATGCTCAACAAGGCTATTGCTTATCGGATGGGGAGTTTTCTCCCGATATTTTAGCCATAGCTGTGCCATTATTCGATCGTGCTACGGGTAAATACACCCATGCCTTAAATGCCAGCGTGCCGAAAGCCAATTGGTTAGCGGAGGATTATGTGGATTATATTGTGCCTAAATTGCAGGAATTGGCCTTGCAGATAGAGAGTCTTTAA
- a CDS encoding DIP1984 family protein, which translates to MKLAEALLIRSDMQKKLAQLKARIKNNVKVQEGDTPSEDPNELLLQASQIITELNSLIEQIHRTNAIAKTDKGQSMLTLLVDRDTLEMRHKLLLEAIEAAHGEVDRYSPREIRWNVMVSISGLQKQADDIAMKLRQINLVIQSNNWQIELVD; encoded by the coding sequence ATGAAACTAGCAGAAGCCCTACTAATCCGCAGCGACATGCAAAAAAAGCTCGCTCAGCTAAAAGCGCGTATTAAAAATAATGTTAAAGTACAAGAAGGCGATACGCCAAGCGAAGACCCTAACGAGCTATTGCTGCAAGCCAGCCAAATTATCACTGAGCTAAACTCTTTAATTGAGCAGATTCACCGCACCAACGCCATCGCTAAGACGGATAAAGGTCAGTCGATGCTCACCTTATTGGTGGATCGCGATACCTTGGAGATGCGGCATAAGCTATTGCTTGAGGCTATCGAAGCGGCTCATGGTGAGGTAGACCGTTATAGCCCCCGTGAGATAAGGTGGAATGTGATGGTGTCAATCTCTGGCCTGCAAAAGCAAGCGGATGATATTGCGATGAAACTTCGGCAGATTAACTTGGTTATCCAGTCGAATAACTGGCAGATTGAGTTGGTGGACTAG
- a CDS encoding acyl-CoA dehydrogenase: MSNHSKPTFEWNDPFLLHDQLTEEEKMVQNSARSFCQNELMPGIKDANRNETFDRDIMLKMGELGLLGVTIDGYGCAGLSSVAYGLIAKEVEAVDSGYRSAMSVQSSLVMHPIWAYGTEAQKQKYLPKLATGEYVGCFGLTEPDSGSDPGSMTTRAKAVDGGYQLKGNKMWITNSPIADVFVVWAKDDEGQIRGFVLERGMEGLSTPKIEGKFSLRASVTGEIVMDNVFVPEENAFPDIRGLKGPFGCLNKARYGIAWGAMGAAQFCWEASRQYTLDRKQFNRPLAATQLVQLKLADMQTEIALGLQAALRVGRLMDEHNAAPEMISLIKRNNCGKALNIARVARDMHGGNGISDEYHVIRHVMNLEAVNTYEGTHDIHALILGRAQTGIQAFA; this comes from the coding sequence ATGTCCAACCATAGCAAGCCTACTTTTGAATGGAACGACCCGTTTTTATTACACGATCAACTCACCGAAGAAGAAAAGATGGTGCAGAATTCTGCGCGTAGCTTTTGTCAAAACGAGTTGATGCCGGGGATTAAAGACGCCAACCGTAATGAGACCTTTGACCGCGATATCATGTTAAAGATGGGCGAGCTAGGCTTGCTGGGCGTGACTATTGACGGTTATGGCTGTGCGGGTCTATCGAGTGTGGCGTATGGTCTGATCGCCAAAGAAGTAGAAGCGGTTGACTCAGGGTATCGCTCGGCAATGAGTGTGCAGTCGAGCTTGGTGATGCACCCTATCTGGGCGTATGGCACCGAAGCGCAAAAGCAAAAATATCTGCCTAAGCTCGCGACGGGAGAATACGTGGGCTGTTTTGGTCTGACCGAGCCAGATTCAGGCTCTGATCCTGGGTCAATGACGACACGTGCTAAAGCGGTTGACGGCGGCTATCAGCTCAAAGGCAATAAGATGTGGATTACCAATAGTCCTATCGCGGATGTGTTTGTCGTCTGGGCAAAAGATGATGAAGGGCAGATTCGTGGTTTTGTTTTAGAGCGTGGTATGGAAGGACTAAGTACACCAAAAATTGAAGGTAAGTTCTCGCTGCGTGCTTCTGTCACTGGTGAAATCGTCATGGACAATGTGTTTGTCCCCGAAGAAAACGCCTTTCCAGATATTCGCGGTCTAAAAGGACCATTCGGCTGCTTAAACAAAGCCCGTTATGGTATCGCTTGGGGCGCAATGGGCGCAGCACAATTCTGCTGGGAAGCCTCACGTCAATATACGCTCGATCGCAAACAGTTTAACCGTCCGTTAGCCGCTACCCAGTTGGTGCAGTTGAAATTAGCCGATATGCAGACTGAGATTGCGTTAGGACTACAGGCGGCATTGCGAGTAGGACGCTTGATGGATGAGCACAATGCGGCACCTGAGATGATTTCTTTGATTAAGCGCAATAACTGTGGCAAGGCGCTAAACATAGCCAGAGTCGCGCGCGATATGCACGGCGGTAATGGTATCTCTGATGAATACCACGTCATCCGTCATGTGATGAACCTGGAAGCGGTGAATACTTATGAAGGTACCCATGACATTCATGCGCTCATTCTAGGCCGTGCGCAGACGGGCATTCAAGCCTTTGCTTAG
- a CDS encoding type II toxin-antitoxin system VapC family toxin: MIALDTNILARFFIEDSQDKESIKQQKIAHQVLLNACYVPVTVVLEFFWVMDKGYKLTQAQICQVVTKLCSLSRVTVESDNQVLIALNLYMQGMDFADALHLVQSKHCDSFYTFDKKLYKKASALYSYTPVLIPQ; this comes from the coding sequence ATGATTGCTTTAGATACCAATATTTTGGCACGCTTTTTTATTGAGGATTCTCAAGATAAAGAATCGATTAAGCAACAGAAAATCGCGCATCAGGTACTGTTGAACGCCTGTTACGTCCCTGTAACCGTAGTACTTGAGTTTTTTTGGGTAATGGACAAAGGTTATAAGCTTACCCAAGCTCAAATCTGTCAAGTCGTAACTAAGCTCTGCTCACTGTCTCGTGTCACCGTTGAAAGCGATAATCAGGTTTTAATTGCCCTAAATCTTTATATGCAAGGAATGGACTTTGCTGACGCCCTACATTTAGTGCAATCCAAACATTGTGATAGCTTTTATACTTTTGATAAAAAGCTCTACAAAAAAGCGAGCGCGCTATATTCGTACACGCCTGTTTTAATTCCCCAATAA
- the queC gene encoding 7-cyano-7-deazaguanine synthase QueC encodes MTVAATNATAKDQNPTSATLYTPQDTHDQNAVVLLSGGLDSVTCLYWAKARYAQVTAVSFNYGQRHNSELVAAKQIAEQAGVSHRIIDIDIAQLGGSSLTDHTMSVPDGDADKFPTHTDSIDNNAIPNTYVPARNTIFLSYALAVAEVADANHIVIGVSSVDYSGYPDCRPEYIHAFEVMANLATKAGVTGHKLHIQTPLQQLSKAQTIELGVSLGVDYSQTISCYRADLAGQACGSCDSCTLRKQGFQDAGIADPTRYAI; translated from the coding sequence ATGACTGTTGCCGCTACGAACGCTACTGCTAAAGACCAAAATCCTACTTCTGCAACGCTTTACACCCCCCAAGACACCCACGACCAAAATGCCGTTGTCCTACTTTCAGGGGGCTTAGATTCGGTCACCTGCTTGTATTGGGCCAAAGCGCGTTATGCACAGGTCACTGCCGTCAGCTTTAATTATGGTCAGCGCCATAATAGCGAATTGGTCGCGGCCAAGCAGATCGCCGAGCAAGCGGGCGTCTCTCACCGTATTATTGATATCGATATTGCACAACTGGGTGGCTCTTCACTGACCGACCATACGATGAGTGTGCCCGATGGTGACGCAGATAAATTTCCCACTCATACTGACAGCATTGATAACAACGCTATTCCAAACACTTACGTGCCAGCGCGCAATACCATCTTTTTATCCTATGCCCTAGCTGTGGCCGAAGTCGCTGACGCCAACCATATTGTCATTGGAGTGAGCTCGGTCGATTACTCAGGCTATCCAGATTGCCGCCCTGAATATATCCATGCTTTTGAAGTGATGGCCAACCTTGCCACCAAGGCAGGAGTAACGGGACATAAATTACATATCCAAACACCGTTACAACAGCTCTCCAAAGCACAAACCATCGAACTTGGGGTATCCTTAGGGGTAGACTACTCGCAAACTATTTCTTGCTATCGAGCGGACTTAGCAGGTCAGGCTTGTGGCAGCTGTGACAGTTGTACTCTGCGTAAGCAAGGCTTCCAAGATGCCGGTATTGCTGACCCGACTCGCTATGCTATCTAA
- a CDS encoding AAA family ATPase yields the protein MKILQSRFFKARRLLTLTSDSPCLVTAQEDERQYLSKYNPFESLLDDILPGVYTGNASLVIPVDLLEEFERCTDFYTVNYDMKLNQCYDGELCYFHPELEVFILANMDLSNEYDERIKQDGMLKISNVYYESINPQAPANMNTLFDRYLQKYESDDAKVSILLKETHGLVFKTHRIKPYSLKLNLMYNEDFAPVHEHIKNKLANDNKGVVLLHGIAGSGKTNYIKWLTSQVPNKQFIFVPTNMISYLTDPEFMSMLIDNKNSILVLEDCENYIAERTADDVNTDVVSSILNIADGMLSDILECQFICTFNSDISKVDEALLRKGRLIAEYKFGLLATERANAYLASIDSELRVEVPMSLAELTNIEEMSYKEVVKEMKIGFL from the coding sequence ATGAAAATATTGCAATCTCGATTTTTTAAAGCCCGCAGACTGCTGACACTGACCAGTGACTCCCCATGTTTGGTGACCGCACAGGAGGATGAGCGTCAGTATTTGAGTAAGTACAACCCGTTTGAGTCTCTGCTCGATGATATCCTGCCGGGCGTCTATACGGGCAATGCTAGCCTAGTAATCCCAGTCGATTTACTCGAAGAGTTTGAGCGCTGCACAGACTTTTATACCGTCAACTATGATATGAAGCTGAACCAGTGCTATGACGGTGAGCTGTGCTATTTTCACCCTGAGCTTGAAGTATTTATCTTAGCAAACATGGACTTATCCAACGAATACGATGAGCGCATCAAGCAAGACGGCATGCTGAAGATTAGCAACGTGTATTACGAATCGATTAATCCGCAAGCGCCCGCCAATATGAATACGCTATTTGACCGTTATTTGCAGAAATATGAGTCGGATGACGCCAAGGTATCAATTCTACTAAAAGAGACCCACGGTCTGGTATTTAAGACCCATCGTATCAAGCCGTATTCGCTAAAGCTAAATTTGATGTATAACGAAGATTTTGCCCCAGTTCATGAGCATATCAAGAATAAACTGGCCAATGATAATAAAGGCGTAGTGCTGCTGCATGGTATCGCCGGCTCGGGTAAGACCAACTACATCAAATGGTTAACCAGTCAAGTGCCCAACAAACAGTTTATCTTTGTGCCGACCAATATGATCAGTTATCTGACCGACCCTGAGTTTATGTCGATGCTGATTGATAATAAGAACTCAATCTTAGTGCTTGAGGATTGCGAAAACTATATCGCTGAACGTACTGCAGATGATGTGAATACCGATGTGGTCTCGTCAATTTTGAACATTGCCGATGGCATGCTCTCCGACATTTTAGAATGCCAGTTTATCTGTACCTTTAACTCGGACATCTCCAAAGTAGATGAGGCGCTGCTGCGTAAAGGTCGCTTAATCGCTGAGTATAAATTTGGCTTGCTCGCTACCGAGAGAGCCAATGCTTATCTGGCCTCCATCGATAGTGAGCTGCGTGTAGAAGTGCCGATGTCGCTAGCCGAGCTGACCAATATCGAAGAAATGAGCTATAAAGAAGTGGTGAAAGAAATGAAGATTGGCTTTCTTTAA